TCAGGGGTTAACCGATATTGCGCCGATTCTGGCCCTGCTTAGCGCGCGTCTGCAACAGCGCGACTGTGCCTATGATGTGCTGTTTACTACGCTGTTGGCTCTGGCCGGCAGCGCCGTCGACCCGCAGAAAGTGGCACAACAGCTGGCCAACGAGGCCCGGGATGATACGCCGGACGCCCTTGATGCGGTATGGGAAGAAGAGCAGGTGAAATTCTTCGCCGACAAGGGGTGCGATGACTCACAGGTGACGGCTCACCAGCGGCGCTTTGCAGGCGCCGTTGCGCCTCAGTATCTCAATATTAGTCAGGGGGATCAGCAGTGATGCACTACCTCAATCTGTTCTTTTTCGATATCTATCCCTATATTGCCGGTGCGGTATTTTTGATTGGTAGCTGGCTGCGTTACGACTATGGCCAGTACAGCTGGCGTGCGTCATCGAGCCAGATGCTGGACCGAAAAGGGATGAACCTTGCGTCTAACCTGTTCCACTTCGGTATCCTTGGCGTATTTGCCGGGCATTTCCTGGGAATGCTGACGCCGCATTGGGTCTATGAGTCATTCCTGCCTATCGACGTGAAGCAGAAAATGGCAATGATCGGCGGCGGTCTGGCCGGCCTGATGACCCTGGTCGGTGGCCTGTTGCTTTTGAAGCGCCGTCTGTTTAGCCCACGTATTCGCGCAACCACGACTGGAGCCGATATTCTGGTTCTGACTCTGCTGGTGGTGCAGTGTGCGCTGGGTCTGCTGACTATTCCATTCTCGGCACAGCATATGGACGGCAGTGAGATGATGAAGCTGGTTGGCTGGGCGCAGTCTGTGGTGACTTTCCACGGCGGTGCGGCCGAACACCTGGACGGTGTTGCCGTGGTATATCGTATCCACCTGGTTCTGGGTATGACGCTGTTCCTGCTATTCCCATTCTCGCGTTTGGTACATATCTGGAGCGTTCCGGTTGAGTATCTTACCCGCCGTTATCAGCTGGTACGCGCTCGTCGCTAAAGGTAGTTTGAGAATAAGCAGGACATCTCCTGCATAAGCAAGATAAAAGCCGCAATGGAAACGTTGTGGCTTTTTTATTACCCAGGTTTTTTCGAGCCTGGGTTCTGATTTGTATCTCTGATTGCTGATACCTCGGCCCCTTAATCATAGTGTTCTGGCCCATTTGACTACACTTAGCTCAAAGGTGAGGGGAGATGATAATGAGCCGGGAACCGTTGGATGAGTGGCAAAGCAGGCATACACCGGTGCAAGAAAATATGCACTGGCAGCGACGTGAATGGTGTTTACAGCGTATAGGCTCTCTATTGTTATTTGCGGTAGTGATACTCGGCTGCTGTGGACTTTTTTCCAAAGGATTTTTAAGTAATCAGAAAAAAATCTCAAGCGATGGCAGGCTGGAGGTTGAGTATGAGCGCTTTGGCCTGCGGGATAGCAATATGTCTTTAACCATTCGCGAGCTCAAACCCTTTTCCGGGCCTTTTGTGGTAACTCTTAATAGTGAAGAGATGGATAACTTTCAAATCCAAACTTTGCAGCCACCGCCGTTACACGCCAGCAGCGATAATCATGGCATGACATTATTCTGGCCACGCGACAGTGTGAAAAATGGAGCCAGCGTTTGGATAGGTTTGCAGCCTCAAAATCCCGGACGATATCAGGTCACCGTGACTAATGACCACGGTTCGCAACTGCGATTCACTC
This genomic interval from Salmonella enterica subsp. enterica serovar Choleraesuis contains the following:
- a CDS encoding respiratory nitrate reductase subunit gamma, encoding MMHYLNLFFFDIYPYIAGAVFLIGSWLRYDYGQYSWRASSSQMLDRKGMNLASNLFHFGILGVFAGHFLGMLTPHWVYESFLPIDVKQKMAMIGGGLAGLMTLVGGLLLLKRRLFSPRIRATTTGADILVLTLLVVQCALGLLTIPFSAQHMDGSEMMKLVGWAQSVVTFHGGAAEHLDGVAVVYRIHLVLGMTLFLLFPFSRLVHIWSVPVEYLTRRYQLVRARR